GGAAAGGTCGCCGACGTGGAAGGTCCAGTTCGGCGGGAGCTCGCCGAAGAACTTCTGCACGTTGCGGCTGGCGTGCTCGGCGTGGTCCTCGCGGACCTCGTAGGAGGTCACGCTGCCCTCCGGGCCGACGGCCCGCAGCAAGGAGCAGGTCAGCGCGCCGGAGCCGGCTCCGGCCTCGAGCACCCTGGCGCCGGGGTGGATATCGCCCCACATCACGATCTGGGCGGCGTCCTTGGGATAGATCACCTGCGCACCGCGCGGCATGGACAGCACGTAGTCCGCCAGCAGCGGGCGCAACGCCAGGTAGCTGGTGCCACCGACCGAGGTGATCACCGAACCCTCCGGCCTGCCGATCAGGTCGTCGTGCGCGAGGGCGCCGCGGTGGGTGTGGTACTGGCCGCCGTCGGCGAGCACCAGCGTGTGCTGCCGTCCCTTGGGATCGGTCAACTGCACCCGGTCACCGGCACGAAACGGTCCCCCTGCGGACACGACACCTCCACGATCACGCGAACAACAGCGCTCGATCGTCGCAGATCGCACCGCCGTGCCCTCAGCCGGGACGGCGGCCGGCGGCCAGCGCGGCCCGCAGGTCGTCCCGGTGCAGCACCCCGGAGGGCCGCCCCTCCTCGTCCACCACAAGGAACTGCCATGCCGGGGTGTCCCGGACCCGCTCGGCCACCTCTTCCCCCGGCTCCGAGGACAGCAGCACGGTCTCCGCGCTGATCGGCTCGGCGGCCAGCTCGGCGGGCGCCTGCGGGGCGCCCGCCGCCAGTTTCCCCGCGGCCTGCTCGTCCAGCAGGCCGGCCGCAACGCCGTCGGCGCGGACCAGCACCACTCCCCTGCCCGCGGCGGCCGCCAGCGCGTCGGCGACCGGGCTCTCCGCAGGCAGTTGCAGCACCGGCCGGACCAGGTCGGCCAGCTCCAGGCCGTCCGGCCAGCTGCGGCGGCCCTCGTTGGCCAGCTCCCTGCTCGCGCCGATCGCCACGAACCAGGCGGTCACCACGCAGACCCCCAGTCGCAGCCAGCGGTCCGGGCTGCCGGTCGCCAGCCCCCACAGCGCCCACACCAGCAACGCCGCCGCGACCACCCCGCCGCCGATCACCGCGGCCCTGGTGCCGCGCTCCCTGGTGCCGGTGAGCGACCACACCCCGGCCCGCAGCAGTCTGCCGCCGTCCAGCGGAAGGCCCGGCAGCAGGTTGAACACGCCGACCGCCAGGTTCGCCACCGCGCACTGCGCGACCAGCAGCCACACCGGGCCCTCAGCGGGCACCGCCAGCAGCAACAGGGCGCACAGCGCGGCCAGCAGCAGGGACACCACCGGTCCCGCCCCGGCGACCAGGCCCTCGTGGCGCGGCTGCCGTGGGGTACGGGACACCTCGGACAACCCGCCGAGCAGGAACAGCCGCAGCCTGCGGACGGGGATGCCGAGGCGCAGGGCCACCACGCAGTGACCGAGCTCGTGCGCGAGTACCGACAGCCCGAGCAGTATCGCGAAGGCGGCCGCGAGCGCCCAGGAGGTCCCGACGCCCGCGCCCGGCAGCAACTCGTCCACCAGCGGGGCGTAGAGCACCACGATCAGCAGCGAGCCGATCCACCAGGACGGGGCGAGCAGCACCGGGACGCCGTCGATCCGGAACAGCAGTAACCCGCCGTCCACGACGGCCCGCCGCCCGGAGCCCCCTGGCCTGTGTTCGCTGGTCGCGGCCATTCATCCAGGGTAAGAGGTCCGGTGTGCGAATCGGGTGATGCGCGCCGGACGCGTGTGGTGTCGGTGGTCTGGCTTAGGGTGCACGGCATGGCAGGTACACAGACAGCGATCGAGCCATCGCCGACGGACGGACCGCCAGGAGGGCGCAGGCCCGCGCTTTCGCCATCCCGGGCGGCCGACTTCAAGCAGTGCCCGCTGCTGTACCGCTTCCGCGCGGTCGACCGGATCCCCGAGGCGCCGAGCAAGGCGCAGCTGCGCGGCACGCTGGTGCACTCCGTGCTGGAGAAGCTGTTCGCCCTGCCCCAGGCCGAGCGGGTACCGGAGAAGGCCAAGGAGCTGCTGGGGCCCGCGTGGAGTGAGCTGACCGAGGAACGTCCGGAATGGACCGAGCTGTTCCCGGAGGGGGATCAGCAGGAGATCGCAGGCTGGCTGGACTCGGCGGCAAAGCTGGTGGACTCCTACTTCGGCCTCGAGGACCCGCGACGGCTCGATCCGGAGGCCTGCGAGCTGCATGTGGAGACCGAGCTGGGATCGGGCGTGCTGCTGCGCGGCTACATCGACCGGCTGGACGTCGCACCGACGGGTGAGATCCGGGTGGTTGACTACAAGACAGGGGCGGCGCCGAGGGAGATCGGCGAGGCCAAGGCGATGTTCCAGATGAAGTTCTACGCGGTGGTGCTGTGGCGGCTGCGCGGCATCGTGCCCCGCCAGCTCAAGCTGATGTACCTCACCGACGGGCAGTCGCTGGCCTACACCCCGGACGAGCCCGAGCTGCGCCGGTTCGAACGCACCCTCGAAGCGATCTGGCAAGCCATCCTCCGCGCGGGCAAGACCGGCGACTTCCGGCCGAACCCGAGCAAGCTGTGCGGCTGGTGCGACCATCAGTCCCGGTGCCCCTCCTTCGGCGGCACCCCGCCGGAGTACCCGGGCTGGCCGGAACCGGACCCCGGCGAGGAAAGTCCGCTCGACCGTGCCGACTGACCGCGAACCCGATGCGTTCTACCTGGCACTCGGCCAGGGCAGGTTCCGGCCCACGGGGCATACGGCCGGGCCGTGGGACCCGAACGCGCAGCATTTCGGACCACCCTCGGCGCTGCTGGTACGCGCGTTGGAGGATCTCCCCGCCGACAGGGAACCGCAGCTGGCCAGGGTGACGGTGGAGATCCTCGGGCCTGCGCCGCTGACCGAGCTCACCGTGCGAGCCTGGGTAGAGCGTCCCGGCCGCTCGGTGGAGCTGCTGGCCGCCGAACTGGCCGCGGACGGGCGCGCGGTGGCCCGCGCCACCGCATGGCGCATCGCCGCCTCGGACACCACCGTCGTGGCCGCGGGCGCGGCCGACTCGGTCCCGTTTCCGGCCGAGGCCACCGGGGCCTGGCCGCCCGGATTCGAGCGCGGCTACGT
The sequence above is drawn from the Amycolatopsis aidingensis genome and encodes:
- a CDS encoding site-2 protease family protein produces the protein MAATSEHRPGGSGRRAVVDGGLLLFRIDGVPVLLAPSWWIGSLLIVVLYAPLVDELLPGAGVGTSWALAAAFAILLGLSVLAHELGHCVVALRLGIPVRRLRLFLLGGLSEVSRTPRQPRHEGLVAGAGPVVSLLLAALCALLLLAVPAEGPVWLLVAQCAVANLAVGVFNLLPGLPLDGGRLLRAGVWSLTGTRERGTRAAVIGGGVVAAALLVWALWGLATGSPDRWLRLGVCVVTAWFVAIGASRELANEGRRSWPDGLELADLVRPVLQLPAESPVADALAAAAGRGVVLVRADGVAAGLLDEQAAGKLAAGAPQAPAELAAEPISAETVLLSSEPGEEVAERVRDTPAWQFLVVDEEGRPSGVLHRDDLRAALAAGRRPG
- a CDS encoding thioesterase family protein, translated to MPTDREPDAFYLALGQGRFRPTGHTAGPWDPNAQHFGPPSALLVRALEDLPADREPQLARVTVEILGPAPLTELTVRAWVERPGRSVELLAAELAADGRAVARATAWRIAASDTTVVAAGAADSVPFPAEATGAWPPGFERGYVDAMEWRVVAGGLDRPGPATVWVRQRVALVDGEQPTPLQRLFAVADSGSGVSNRLDPRQWLFINSELTVHLHRRPSGSWTGMAADTIIGPSGLGTATTRLYDAAGQVGTGAQALLVRTR
- a CDS encoding RecB family exonuclease gives rise to the protein MAGTQTAIEPSPTDGPPGGRRPALSPSRAADFKQCPLLYRFRAVDRIPEAPSKAQLRGTLVHSVLEKLFALPQAERVPEKAKELLGPAWSELTEERPEWTELFPEGDQQEIAGWLDSAAKLVDSYFGLEDPRRLDPEACELHVETELGSGVLLRGYIDRLDVAPTGEIRVVDYKTGAAPREIGEAKAMFQMKFYAVVLWRLRGIVPRQLKLMYLTDGQSLAYTPDEPELRRFERTLEAIWQAILRAGKTGDFRPNPSKLCGWCDHQSRCPSFGGTPPEYPGWPEPDPGEESPLDRAD
- a CDS encoding tRNA (adenine-N1)-methyltransferase yields the protein MSAGGPFRAGDRVQLTDPKGRQHTLVLADGGQYHTHRGALAHDDLIGRPEGSVITSVGGTSYLALRPLLADYVLSMPRGAQVIYPKDAAQIVMWGDIHPGARVLEAGAGSGALTCSLLRAVGPEGSVTSYEVREDHAEHASRNVQKFFGELPPNWTFHVGDLSEHTGQVDRVVLDMLTPWDMLPTVAENLVPGGVLVVYVATVTQLSSITEALREQQCWTEPQSWETLMRPWHVVGLAVRPEHRMVAHTAFLLVTRRLADGVAPPRPRRRPSRG